In Streptomyces sp. NBC_01231, the sequence GACAGGCCCTGCTCGCTCTCGCTCACCTCCGCAACGGTCAGCCCTATGCCCAGCTCGCGGCCGGTTTCGGGATCGGCACCACCACCGTCTACCGGTATGTCACCGAGACCGTCGAGCTCCTGGCCGCCCTCGCACCCACGCTCGCCGAAGCTGTACGGGCCGCGTCGATGAAGGCGTACGTGATCCTGGACGGGACGCTGCTGCCGATCGACCGGATCGCCGCCGACCGTCCCTTCTACTCGGGCAAACACAAGAAGCACGGCATGAATGTGCAGGTCATAGCCGATCCGAAGGGGCGTCTCCTGTGGGTTTCACCAGCCCTGGCAGGCGCCGTCCATGACGTCCGGGCCGCACGCGAGCACGGCATCATCGACGCTCTCGCCGAGGCCGGCATCACCTGCTGGGCGGACAAGGGCTACCAGGGCGCGGGCGGCACGGTCCGTCTCCCTTACCGCGGCCGATGGGACAGCCTTTCCGCCGGTCAGCAGGCCGTCAACCGGTCCCATGCGAAGGTCCGGGCACTGGTCGAACAAGCCATCGCCACCCTCAAGTCCTGGCGGCTCCTGCGCAAGCTCCGCTGCTCGACGACCCGAGTCACGAGCCTTGTCCAAGCTGTCCTCACCCTCCATCTGGCCGACTCAGACTGAGGTTGGAAAAGGCTCAGTGAGAAGGGGCGCACGCGACCAGCGCGTGCGCTTTTTGAGATACCACGCAACCGACCGTCCCGCGCTGTCTGGGATGCAGTAGGGCGCCTGGGCGGCGTTGAACTTATGGACTTTAGCCGAGGGCGCAACTGGACCTTCGCAGCAACAACACGGCAGGTGCCTCTGCCACCTGTGCCGCGCCGGTCCGCCCGGATGCGCATCCGCCATCGCGGACTGTCCCCGCGCCGTTGCACCGGGCGATCACACTGCTCGCCGCCATCAGCCTGTTCATCGGCCCGCACAGCGACTGGTCCGCCGCGATCATGACCCGTCCGGCAGCCTGCGGGCTGATCACGCTGAGTACGTCGCGATCCTGATCCTGGGCATTCTTGCCCTCGCCGTGCGCAACCATCGCCTCTGGTGCTGGTCGATGCGCACGTGCTGCTCCTCGGCATGAGGTTGGCCCAGGCCAGCCCGCGCCAACCTCAAGCGCGTGCCGAGTCGTAAGGTCTCGGCATGCGGCGCACGGACATCACTCGGGACGACGGCACTTGGACGGGCTTGTCCCTGGAAGTACAGTCACGCCGCCAACCAGGCCGCACCTCATCAAGCGATGAGGTGCTCGCAGGCGCCACGCAGGCAGTGCACCATTACGAGGCCGAACTGGCCCGCTTCGCGGAGCTCCGCACCATCCATGGCACCGCTGTCCCAGATGGTGCCGCCATCGCAGGACCGTTTCTTGCCCGCCGTCTCCAGGAGCTACGCACGGCGCCACAGCCCTCCTGGGCCTGGCCGCTGCCAGGCGGACAAGCCCAGTGGCGACGCGTCGCACGTGAGGTGACTGCCAACCAGAAGTGGGCCACAGACGACTGGCCAACGGCCTGACCGATGCCTGGGTAATCAGACTCTCGGAGTGGCGGGGACCGAGGCGAAGACTCTTTGAACCAGGGACGGATCGTTGCGCTTTCCGTCGTGCACTTGCCGGATCCGCCCAAGGGCAGCAGACCGTCGGAGCGTGTTGTCCGGCGAATGCCCCTGGACCCCGCTGCGCTGCGACAGCGACGGGGCTGGCTTCTTTCTCGCTTGCGCAGGTGTCACTGCCGCCTACTAGAGTTCTTGATCGCACGTGCGGCAAGTTTGCCCACGTGAGCAGGACCGTGGGCATCGGGGGAGGAACGGGGATGGGTTACACGATCCCGGGCTGGCTGGACGAGATCCTGGACTTCATCGGGATCAATTTCCCGAACGTGGACGAGGACGACTACCGCGAAATGGCCGAGGCCATGCGGGAGTTCGCGGAACAGTTCGAGGGCCACGGCGGTGACGCCCACAAGGCAGTCTCAAGGATCCTGTCCTCCTCGGAGGGCTGGGCCGTCGACGCCATGGAGAAGCACTGGAACCAGGTGAAGGCTAGCCACCTTGAGAAACTTCCCGAACTTGCCCGGCTGTTCGCGGACGCCTGTGACGTCCTGGCGGACATCATCTTCGGGATGAAACGCAAGGCCGAGGCCGAACTGGTGATCATGGCCGGGTCGTTGGGTATTGCCGCCGGGCTTGCCGTCGTCACCGGCGGCCTGTCTGCGGTGCTCGGCGCGGCCGAGGTCGCTGCGATGCGCCAGGTGATCAAGCGGATCATTGACGAGGCCGTCGACCGGATCGTCGAGGAGGTCCTGGCCAAGATCACGGAGCCGATCAACGCCAAGCTGGAGGCGATGGTCGAGGACATGGTGCTCGACCTGGCCGACGGAGCGTTCTCGATGCCGCCCGCCGAAGGGAGCGGGGGAACTGGTGGCAGTGGCGGCGGACACGGCGGGCATGGGGGTATGCAGCTTGCCTCGGCCGGCGGCTCCGAAGGCAGCGGTGGCGGGGGCGCTCAGAAGGCCACCAAGATCGACCACTTCGAGTTCGAGGACGGGGCCGGGAAGGTCTCGCGGCACGGCGGCGAGCTGCACTTGGCCTCTTCCTCGCCGCTGGGGCGGGCCAGGGGCGCGTTTGGCCGCAGCAAGGGCCGTGATCCGTTCACGCAGGCCTTCGACAGCGTGCTGCACGGCGCGCTCAAGGGTTCTGAGAAGGCCCTGGGCAAGGTAGCCAAGCACATCACCGAGACGGTGCCGGACCGGGTAAAGGCGACGTCCCGGCTGCACAAAGGCGTCGACATCGATGTCCGTGACCGGGCCCGCAATGTTCGCCTCAACAAGGGCGACGGGGGCGGCGGCACTCCCGCCTCGGGTCGCAAGACGGACGACGGGCTGAAGATCGACTCGGCGAAGCTGTCTCGGCAAGCCCATGCCCTGAACAGCAGGGAGACGTGCGGGGACCCGATCGACATGGCCAGCGGGCAGATGGTCCTCAGTCAGACCGATGTGGACTTGCCTGGCGTGCTGGCGCTCACGCTGCGTCGTACACATCTCACCGGCTACGAGGCAGGGCATTTCTTCGGCTCTTCCTGGGCTTCCACCTTGGACGAACGCCTTGAAGACAATCGGGAGCTGGGCGGCTTCTGGTGGTACCGCGAGGATGGCTCGGTCCTGGTCTATCCCCGCCGGCCCGACCTGCCCGGCGACCGCGTTCTGCCCGCCGCAGGCGCCCCGCTGCCCCTGACTTACGTCACTCGCGGCACCTCTTATGTCCTGACGGTGGAGGATCCCTACTCCGGCCTGGTCCGGCATTTCGAGGCGTCCGCCGCGGGTGATGGGACCTGGTGGCTGGCGGCGGTCGAGGACCGTAACCACAACATCATCGGCATCGACCGTGGGGAGGACGACGCTCCGCTCGCCGTCACCCACACCGGCGGCTACAGCCTGCAGGTCACCACCAACACTGTCGGCGACCAGATACGCGTCACTTCCCTGCACGCCCTGACCGATGACGGACCCGTCCGAATACGTGGCTTCGCCTATGACGAAACCGGCGGGGACCTGACCCAGGTGCGCAACGCGGTCGATGCCCCGCTGTACCTGACCCACGACAGTGCGCACCGCGTCACCGGCTGGCGTGATTCCAACGACACAAGCTTCGCGTACGAGTACGACGCGCAGGGCCGGGTGACCGCCACCCGAGGCACCGGAGATGTCCTCAACTCCCGTATCGAATACACCGGTCCGGACGAGAACGGTGCCACCGCCGCCACCTACACGGACTCTCTCGGGCACGCCACGGTCTACCGTGCCAACCGGCACGGCCAGGTCATCGCTGTCACGGAGCCGCTTGGCGCGACGATCACCCAGGAGTGGGACCGTCGCGACCATCTGCTGTCCCGCACGGATCCTCTGGGCCGCACCACCCGCTGGGAGTGGGACGACGCGGGCGACCTGGTGAGCATCACGGCCGCAGACGGCACCGTCAGCCGCACCGTGTACAACGATCTGCACCTGCCGACGCGCTGGACGGGCCCGGACGGTACGCAAATCCAGCAGGAATTCGATGGCCGGGGCAATCGCATTGCGGTCACGGGCCCCGACGGCGCGGTCACCCGGTTCACGCACCACCCGACGGGGGCGCCTGCGACCTTGACCGACGCGCTGGGCGCGAACGTGCGCATGGAAGCGGACCGGGCCGGGCTGCTGCTCGCCGTCGAGAACAGTCGCGGCGCCCGTACCACGTGCGTGCGCGACACGTTCGGCCGTCCCGTCGTCCTCACCGATGCTCTCGGCGGAACGACCCGGCTGACCTGGGACGCGGAGAGCCGCCTGCTGGAGCGTGTGGCCGCCGACGGGTCACGCGAGAGCTGGAGTTGGGACGGTGAGAGCAATTGCCTCTCCCACACGGATCAGGCCGGCGGCGTTAGCGCGTTCACCTACGGACCTTTCGACCTGCTCAGGACACGCACCACAGCGGACGGCGCCGTCTACACGTTCACCCACGACACAGAGATGCGGCTGACCACCGTCACCGACCCTGCCGGGCTGACCTGGACGTACCGGTACGACGAGCGGGGCGCCCTGGTCACGGAGACCGACTTCGACGGCCGTACCACCCGCAGTACCTACGATGCGGCCGGTCAGTTGGTCGCCCGGCGCACACCGACGGGAACCACGTTCACCTTTGAGTACGACACAGTCGGTGATCTGCGCGCCAAGGAAGCCGACGGGGCTCGAACCGAGTACACCTACGACAGCGCCGGGCGCCTGACGGCTGCCTTCTCCGCAACATCGCGGCTTGGCCTCGAGTACGACGCCGTGGGGCGGATGGTGGCCGAGACGGTCGACGGACGCACTATGCGCTACCGCTACGACGCGACCGGACGGCGCACCGGCCGCACCACCCCGACGGGTGCCGTCACCGAGACGTCCTGGGACACGGCCGGCAACCGCACCGGCCTGACGGTCGCGGACGCCCACCGGCTCGCCTTCGAACACGACCTTCTGGGCCGGGAGGTCCAGCGGACCTGGGGCGCGCAGGCGTCGCTCACCTCGGCCTGGGACGCGTTGGGCCGGCTGACTGGCCAGACCCTCGCTTTTGGTGAACGCCGTCCGCATGAGCGGGAGTTCACCTACCGCCCGGACGGCCATCTCACCTCCGTCACCGACCGCAGCACCAGCAGCAGCAGTCTGCGCTACGAACTCGACCCCCTTGGCCGTCCCCTCTCCGTCACCACCAGGCGTGGCACCACCGAGACCTACCGCTACGATCCTGCCGGCAACCAGACACACGCCGCCTGGGCCGACGGCATCG encodes:
- a CDS encoding IS5 family transposase, which translates into the protein MLVYPSGIDVSSSALRFLAARLRERRRALGTRWRRLSAGRQALLALAHLRNGQPYAQLAAGFGIGTTTVYRYVTETVELLAALAPTLAEAVRAASMKAYVILDGTLLPIDRIAADRPFYSGKHKKHGMNVQVIADPKGRLLWVSPALAGAVHDVRAAREHGIIDALAEAGITCWADKGYQGAGGTVRLPYRGRWDSLSAGQQAVNRSHAKVRALVEQAIATLKSWRLLRKLRCSTTRVTSLVQAVLTLHLADSD
- a CDS encoding DNA/RNA non-specific endonuclease, which codes for MGYTIPGWLDEILDFIGINFPNVDEDDYREMAEAMREFAEQFEGHGGDAHKAVSRILSSSEGWAVDAMEKHWNQVKASHLEKLPELARLFADACDVLADIIFGMKRKAEAELVIMAGSLGIAAGLAVVTGGLSAVLGAAEVAAMRQVIKRIIDEAVDRIVEEVLAKITEPINAKLEAMVEDMVLDLADGAFSMPPAEGSGGTGGSGGGHGGHGGMQLASAGGSEGSGGGGAQKATKIDHFEFEDGAGKVSRHGGELHLASSSPLGRARGAFGRSKGRDPFTQAFDSVLHGALKGSEKALGKVAKHITETVPDRVKATSRLHKGVDIDVRDRARNVRLNKGDGGGGTPASGRKTDDGLKIDSAKLSRQAHALNSRETCGDPIDMASGQMVLSQTDVDLPGVLALTLRRTHLTGYEAGHFFGSSWASTLDERLEDNRELGGFWWYREDGSVLVYPRRPDLPGDRVLPAAGAPLPLTYVTRGTSYVLTVEDPYSGLVRHFEASAAGDGTWWLAAVEDRNHNIIGIDRGEDDAPLAVTHTGGYSLQVTTNTVGDQIRVTSLHALTDDGPVRIRGFAYDETGGDLTQVRNAVDAPLYLTHDSAHRVTGWRDSNDTSFAYEYDAQGRVTATRGTGDVLNSRIEYTGPDENGATAATYTDSLGHATVYRANRHGQVIAVTEPLGATITQEWDRRDHLLSRTDPLGRTTRWEWDDAGDLVSITAADGTVSRTVYNDLHLPTRWTGPDGTQIQQEFDGRGNRIAVTGPDGAVTRFTHHPTGAPATLTDALGANVRMEADRAGLLLAVENSRGARTTCVRDTFGRPVVLTDALGGTTRLTWDAESRLLERVAADGSRESWSWDGESNCLSHTDQAGGVSAFTYGPFDLLRTRTTADGAVYTFTHDTEMRLTTVTDPAGLTWTYRYDERGALVTETDFDGRTTRSTYDAAGQLVARRTPTGTTFTFEYDTVGDLRAKEADGARTEYTYDSAGRLTAAFSATSRLGLEYDAVGRMVAETVDGRTMRYRYDATGRRTGRTTPTGAVTETSWDTAGNRTGLTVADAHRLAFEHDLLGREVQRTWGAQASLTSAWDALGRLTGQTLAFGERRPHEREFTYRPDGHLTSVTDRSTSSSSLRYELDPLGRPLSVTTRRGTTETYRYDPAGNQTHAAWADGIGDPEAAGDRSVTGTRLLSAGRVTYRYDSAGRLVERSRKRLSRKPDTWRYSWDPENRLTSCTTPDGTVWHYRYDPLGRRTAKYRLAEDNTTIVEETLFSWDGTRLAEQMDATTSTVLTWEYDGYRPLAQYERKPSTQDEVDARFFAIVTDLVGTPTELVDENAIAWRTRTTAWGTTAWNTDATAYTPLRFPGQYADPETGLHYNYFRHYDPETARYTTPDPLGLAPAPNPVTYVTNPHTELDPLGLAKCDEAEVTWGGRVQYGPLGPGNRATGVRAKLEPDMMGGKTRPRVNVPGYQRGGAWNKGHLLGAQIGGSNRDPRNFVAMHAYANSPVMRQVENDVRAAVDRGETINYNVTPIYKTNDPTDVVPVGVTIEAHGNRGFQFTPLGSDSATNSVTILNEPRPEER